TTGGCAAAAACAGTTCCTTTGATCCGTACGCGGAACGGCCGGGGATAATACAACAGCACTTCAAAGTAGTCGTTTGCTTCCATATTCTTGCGCATGGTGAAGACATCGGCAAAGACCGCCTCGGGAAATCCGAACAGTTGAATGGCCTGGTCGATCAGGTGCGCACCCAGGTCGTGCAGGTTACCGGCACCCGGCTTATTGCCTTCCTTATGATCCTTTCCGCTATGCCCTGTACGGTAGCGGTCATAACGCAGTTCCACTTCCTTCAGTTCACCCAGCATATTTTCAGTAACCACATCCCGGATAGCGCGGAAATCACCATCGTATCGGCGATTTTGATAAACGCTCAGGAAACGGTTCTTTTCTTTGGCCAGCTGGTCTACTGCTGCCGCTTCTGCCGCATTAATCATAAACGGTTTTTCCACTACAATATGTTTGCCTGCTTCCAGCGCCTTAACGGCATATTCAAAATGGGTTTGAACAGGGGTGTTTACGATCACCAGTTCAATTTCCGGATCGGCGATCAGTTCTTCAAAAGAACGGTACAGTCTGGAATCGGGATAGCACTCGCGGGAGTCTTCTTTATGCCGCTCTACAATGGCCCTCAGTTCGTAATGAGGATTGGCATTAATAAACGGGGCATGAAACAGTTTGCCGCTCATGCCAAACGATGCGATTCCCGTGATAATTGGTTGACTCATTGTTTTTTGATTTTATTGCGATACAGGTTTTTGTATATACACTTGTTTGAGCTTGTTGTTGAACCTATACGATACAAGCATTGTACCATTGGTACAGGGCATTGCCGATTCA
The sequence above is a segment of the Niabella agricola genome. Coding sequences within it:
- a CDS encoding Gfo/Idh/MocA family oxidoreductase, which produces MSQPIITGIASFGMSGKLFHAPFINANPHYELRAIVERHKEDSRECYPDSRLYRSFEELIADPEIELVIVNTPVQTHFEYAVKALEAGKHIVVEKPFMINAAEAAAVDQLAKEKNRFLSVYQNRRYDGDFRAIRDVVTENMLGELKEVELRYDRYRTGHSGKDHKEGNKPGAGNLHDLGAHLIDQAIQLFGFPEAVFADVFTMRKNMEANDYFEVLLYYPRPFRVRIKGTVFAKESPYPFILQGENGTFLQQRSDLQETKLQEGVVPSIENWIPTPEGFDGVLHTTINGQDVRKQTRSEMGNYMDYYEDVYNALRHDRPNPVPATDAILTMKLIDAALQSSRERRVIPLV